In Deltaproteobacteria bacterium, the genomic stretch TTGAAAAGGACCTGCAGGGATTCCGGGTTGATTTCCAGGGCCTTCTGCCATGCAGAGAAAGCCTCGCGGTGTCTTCGGGCCTCGTAGAGGGCCCTCCCCAGAAGATTGTAGGTCCCCTCGTTGTCTGGGTCCACACGGGCGGATTCTTGATACTCAACGATCGCCTGGTCGAGGCGGCCCATCTTTTCGAGGGCCAATCCGAGGCTGTTTCTCGCCTCTACGGAGAGGGGGTTGATCTTGATCGACTGCCTGAACTCCGAAACCGCCTCCTTGTGTTTTCCCATGGCTTCGTATGCCAGGCCCAGACTGACGTGGGCCCTGGAGTGCCGCGGGTCGTACCTGATGGCTTGACGATAGGCACGAGAAGCCTTCTTCAGGTCTCTCCGGCTGTGATAGATCAGGCCGATGCGGTAGTAAGCCTCGGTGTATTTGGGATCGATGTCGAGGGTCTTTTCAAATTGAACCAGGGCCGCTGTTCTGAGACCCTTCCGGTAGTAAACAAGGCCGAGGTTGAAATGGGCATCGGCGTAGCGGGGTTCCAGTGAAACCGCCCTGGAAAACTCGGCGATGGCCCCGGTTGCGTTGCCCTCTCGGAGGTAGACAAGTCCCCTCTTGTTGTGATACCTGGCCGGGCTGTCAGGGGGAATCTCTCTGAGTCCTGCAGAGCAGGAGAAGAGAAAGAGTAAACCCGCAGCGC encodes the following:
- a CDS encoding tetratricopeptide repeat protein, producing the protein MFLSCRAVASGVVGAAGLLFLFSCSAGLREIPPDSPARYHNKRGLVYLREGNATGAIAEFSRAVSLEPRYADAHFNLGLVYYRKGLRTAALVQFEKTLDIDPKYTEAYYRIGLIYHSRRDLKKASRAYRQAIRYDPRHSRAHVSLGLAYEAMGKHKEAVSEFRQSIKINPLSVEARNSLGLALEKMGRLDQAIVEYQESARVDPDNEGTYNLLGRALYEARRHREAFSAWQKALEINPESLQVLFNVGWARLDRGQVDQAIEAFKKVIALNPDVALAHFYLGKAYKLKNMKDEAAEEWKRARQLDPRLELEMSSGS